A window of Dorea formicigenerans contains these coding sequences:
- the typA gene encoding translational GTPase TypA: protein MKTKREDVRNIAIIAHVDHGKTTLVDELLKQSGVFRENQAVEERVMDSNDIERERGITILSKNTAVTYNGVKINIIDTPGHADFGGEVERVLKMVNGVILVVDAFEGAMPQTKFVLRKAMELKLPVIVCINKIDRPEARAESVIDEVLELLIDLGASDEQLDCPFVYASAKAGVAALELTDDMKDMKPLFDTILDYIPAPEGDPEAPTQVLISTIDYNEYVGRIGVGKVDNGTIAVNQDMVVVNHHDPDKQQKVKISKLYEFDGLKKVEVKEATIGSIVAISGISDISIGDTLCSPENPVAIPFQKISEPTISMDFMVNDSPFAGQEGKFVTSRHLRDRLMRELNTDVSLRVEDTENMDSFKVSGRGELHLSVLIENMRREGYEFAVSKAEVLYKKDENGKLLEPMEIAYIDVPDEFTGVVIEKLSQRKGELQTMGAGNGGYTRLEFRIPSRGLIGYRGDFMTDTKGNGIMNTAFDGYAPYKGDIQYRKQGSLIAFETGESVTYGLYIAQERGQLFIGAGEKVYSGMVIGQNAKTDDIEINVCKTKHLTNTRSSSADEALRLTPPRVLSLEQAIDFIDTDELLEVTPDNLRIRKKILDPKMRKRSNLK, encoded by the coding sequence ATGAAGACAAAACGCGAAGATGTAAGAAATATCGCAATTATCGCCCATGTTGACCACGGTAAAACGACACTGGTAGATGAATTATTAAAGCAAAGCGGCGTATTCCGTGAAAATCAGGCCGTTGAGGAACGTGTCATGGATTCCAATGATATTGAAAGAGAACGTGGAATCACTATTCTTTCTAAAAATACTGCCGTTACTTATAATGGGGTAAAGATTAATATCATTGACACACCTGGACATGCTGATTTCGGCGGCGAAGTAGAACGTGTCCTTAAAATGGTAAACGGAGTTATCCTCGTAGTTGATGCATTTGAAGGTGCTATGCCACAGACAAAGTTCGTTCTCAGAAAAGCAATGGAATTAAAACTTCCTGTTATTGTATGCATCAACAAAATCGATCGGCCAGAAGCAAGAGCTGAGTCTGTTATCGATGAAGTTCTGGAACTTCTCATTGATCTTGGTGCATCGGATGAGCAGCTTGACTGTCCGTTCGTATATGCTTCTGCAAAAGCTGGTGTTGCTGCTTTAGAGCTGACAGATGACATGAAAGATATGAAACCACTGTTTGATACAATCTTAGACTACATTCCTGCACCGGAAGGCGACCCGGAAGCTCCGACTCAGGTTCTTATCAGTACAATTGATTACAATGAGTATGTAGGACGTATCGGTGTTGGTAAAGTAGATAACGGTACGATTGCAGTGAACCAGGATATGGTTGTTGTCAACCATCATGATCCGGACAAACAGCAGAAAGTTAAAATCAGTAAGCTCTACGAATTCGATGGTCTGAAAAAAGTAGAAGTAAAAGAAGCAACCATCGGTTCCATTGTAGCAATTTCCGGTATTTCCGACATTTCCATCGGAGATACACTCTGCTCTCCTGAAAATCCGGTAGCCATTCCGTTCCAGAAGATTTCAGAGCCTACGATTTCCATGGACTTCATGGTAAATGACAGCCCATTTGCCGGACAGGAAGGAAAATTTGTGACTTCCCGTCACCTGCGTGACCGTCTGATGCGTGAGCTGAATACAGATGTCAGCCTTCGTGTCGAAGATACAGAGAACATGGATTCTTTCAAAGTTTCTGGTCGTGGCGAACTTCACCTTTCTGTTCTTATTGAGAATATGAGACGTGAAGGATACGAATTTGCTGTCAGCAAGGCAGAAGTTCTTTATAAGAAAGATGAAAATGGTAAGCTCTTAGAGCCTATGGAGATTGCATACATCGATGTACCAGACGAATTTACTGGTGTTGTCATCGAGAAACTGAGCCAGAGAAAAGGCGAACTTCAGACGATGGGTGCCGGAAATGGCGGATATACCCGTCTTGAGTTCCGTATTCCTTCCCGTGGACTCATTGGATACCGTGGAGATTTCATGACTGATACAAAGGGAAATGGAATCATGAACACAGCATTTGACGGCTACGCACCATACAAAGGTGATATTCAGTATCGAAAACAGGGATCTCTGATCGCATTTGAGACTGGAGAATCTGTAACTTACGGACTTTATATTGCCCAGGAGCGTGGACAGTTATTCATTGGAGCAGGTGAAAAAGTTTACTCCGGTATGGTCATCGGACAGAATGCAAAGACAGATGATATCGAGATTAATGTCTGCAAGACAAAACATCTTACAAACACTCGTTCTTCCAGTGCAGATGAGGCTCTCCGCCTGACACCTCCGCGAGTATTAAGTCTGGAGCAGGCAATCGATTTTATCGACACTGACGAGCTTCTGGAAGTTACACCAGACAATTTGAGAATCCGCAAGAAAATTCTGGATCCTAAGATGAGAAAAAGAAGCAACCTGAAATAA
- the hpf gene encoding ribosome hibernation-promoting factor, HPF/YfiA family, with amino-acid sequence MKFIIIGKNIDVTPGLKDAVESKLGKLQRYFTPDTEIHVTLSVQKEHQKIEVTIPVKGNIIRSEQESDDMYVSIDLVEEVIERQLRKYKNKLVAKNQEGNNFSKTLFETEESIEDDEVKIVRTKRFGIKPMYPEDACVQMELLGHNFFVFFNAENEEVNVVYKRKDGSFGLIEPEFS; translated from the coding sequence ATGAAATTCATTATTATTGGAAAGAACATTGACGTAACACCAGGATTAAAAGATGCTGTAGAGAGCAAATTAGGAAAATTACAGCGTTACTTCACACCTGACACAGAGATTCATGTAACACTCAGCGTTCAGAAAGAACATCAGAAGATTGAGGTTACAATCCCTGTAAAAGGCAACATCATTCGTTCCGAGCAGGAAAGCGACGATATGTATGTATCCATCGACCTAGTAGAAGAAGTCATCGAGCGTCAGCTCAGAAAATATAAAAACAAACTGGTAGCAAAGAATCAGGAAGGTAACAACTTCAGCAAGACTCTTTTTGAGACAGAAGAGTCAATTGAAGACGATGAAGTAAAAATTGTCCGCACAAAAAGATTCGGAATCAAACCAATGTATCCAGAAGACGCATGCGTACAGATGGAATTACTTGGACATAACTTCTTTGTATTCTTCAATGCTGAGAATGAAGAAGTTAACGTAGTATATAAGAGAAAAGATGGATCTTTCGGATTAATCGAACCAGAATTCTCATAA
- a CDS encoding YigZ family protein — MLDKYKVVYKGGQDEIIEKKSRFIATVAPVESEEEALAFIEAMKKKYWDARHNCFAYVIGERGQLARCSDDGEPGGTAGKPMLDVLLGEEIRNIVVVVTRYFGGTLLGTGGLVRAYSSSTQAGIRASVIITRIRGLKLNIKTDYNGLGKVQYILGQRGIKLIDSIYTENVELSVLLPLGEVKTVEAEITEGTNGRVKMEEGDECWFAQIDGEPQIVA; from the coding sequence ATGTTGGATAAATATAAAGTTGTGTATAAAGGTGGACAGGATGAAATTATAGAAAAAAAGTCCAGATTTATTGCGACAGTTGCTCCGGTAGAAAGCGAAGAAGAAGCACTTGCTTTTATAGAAGCAATGAAGAAAAAATATTGGGATGCGAGACATAACTGTTTTGCGTATGTCATCGGAGAGAGAGGACAGCTTGCAAGATGCAGTGATGACGGAGAACCTGGCGGCACTGCCGGAAAACCTATGCTGGATGTTCTTCTTGGGGAAGAAATCCGTAATATAGTAGTTGTTGTGACCCGCTACTTTGGAGGAACACTTCTTGGAACCGGAGGGCTTGTAAGAGCTTATTCTTCTTCTACACAGGCGGGAATCCGTGCATCTGTAATTATAACCAGAATCCGGGGGCTTAAACTGAATATTAAGACAGATTATAATGGTCTTGGAAAAGTGCAGTATATTTTGGGACAACGTGGAATCAAGCTGATTGACAGTATTTATACGGAAAATGTAGAATTAAGTGTTTTATTGCCTTTGGGAGAGGTAAAGACTGTGGAAGCAGAGATTACAGAAGGAACTAATGGAAGAGTAAAAATGGAAGAAGGCGATGAGTGCTGGTTCGCACAGATTGATGGGGAGCCGCAGATAGTGGCGTAA
- a CDS encoding transglycosylase domain-containing protein, with translation MNYGKKKAAKRQKQITSKSAMQAKRVGVRLFKALLLCIIVVAIAGVAGGGLFVKKIIDNSPDITPDDVKPQGFTTLVYADDGTTEIERFVAAGSNRVYKTIDEIPADLQHAFVAIEDERFYEHNGIDIKGIVRAGVSLISGGSQGASTLTQQLIKNNVFPNFVNEKTFYDKLQRKLQEQFLAVSIEKQMSKDEIMEAYLNTINLGQNCLGVQSAAKRYFNKDVSELTLSESAVIAGITQSPGNLNPITNPQKNQKRRDKVLKNMLKQGYIDQAAYDEAMADDVYARIQSVNETQTDSSNAYSYFVDALADQVMNDLQDQCGFSETQAYNAVYSGGLSIYSTQNQSLQQICDEEANDDSNYPSNIEYGLDYALTVTRADGSTENYSSGHIKKYVKETYNKDQGLLYKSEDAARAMVEEWKSTIAQEGDTYNEVINISPQPQASITLMDQYTGQIKAMVGGRGAKSTSLGLNRAYKGSKRQPGSTFKILAAYAPALDLDEMTLASVIDDKNYDVGGGKTIKGSKGDVSMRTAIALSLNSCAVQTSDLVTQDVGMEYCEKLGISTLVTNKVVNGKTYSDNTKTLALGGLTDGVYNYELCSAYAAIANNGVYNKPTLYTKVLDHDGNVLLDGTGESHQAIKDSTAGLLTSALQTVVEEGTGKACQLDNMPVAGKTGTTTSNKDLWFVGYTPYYTCAVWGGYDDNKECNSDTKFRFRIWKGIMSRVHENLETKDFVMPSSVEQKSVCTISGYLANSSCPSVTEYFATDSLPDQSCPGHKNHSEDYDSEENDSKSHDTNSDNTGNNTGTNTGDNTGGTTGGNTGGNTGGGDAGGGNTGGGDTGGNTGGGDTGGNTGGGDAGGNTQ, from the coding sequence ATGAATTATGGTAAGAAAAAAGCCGCAAAGCGCCAGAAGCAGATTACGTCAAAGTCTGCTATGCAGGCAAAGCGTGTAGGAGTCCGATTATTTAAGGCACTCCTTCTTTGCATCATCGTGGTTGCAATCGCCGGTGTTGCCGGTGGCGGACTATTTGTGAAAAAGATTATTGACAATTCTCCGGATATTACACCTGATGATGTAAAACCACAGGGATTTACAACTTTAGTGTACGCTGACGACGGAACAACTGAAATTGAACGTTTTGTTGCCGCAGGTTCTAACCGTGTATATAAAACAATCGATGAGATTCCGGCAGATCTTCAGCATGCATTTGTTGCTATCGAGGATGAACGTTTTTATGAGCATAACGGAATTGATATCAAAGGTATTGTCCGTGCCGGTGTTTCTCTTATTTCCGGGGGATCCCAGGGAGCCAGTACACTGACACAGCAGCTCATAAAAAATAATGTCTTTCCGAACTTTGTAAATGAAAAGACATTCTACGATAAGCTACAGCGAAAACTCCAGGAACAGTTCCTTGCCGTTTCCATCGAAAAGCAGATGAGTAAAGATGAGATTATGGAAGCTTATCTGAACACCATCAACTTAGGACAGAACTGTCTCGGTGTTCAATCTGCTGCGAAAAGATATTTCAACAAAGATGTTTCAGAACTGACTCTTTCTGAAAGTGCTGTTATTGCAGGTATTACACAGAGTCCTGGTAACCTGAATCCAATCACGAACCCTCAAAAGAACCAGAAGCGTCGTGATAAGGTTCTTAAGAATATGCTGAAACAGGGATATATCGACCAGGCTGCTTATGATGAAGCAATGGCAGATGATGTATATGCAAGAATCCAGTCTGTTAACGAAACCCAGACAGATTCTTCCAACGCATATAGTTATTTTGTAGATGCACTTGCAGATCAAGTCATGAATGACCTACAGGATCAATGTGGTTTTTCAGAAACACAGGCTTACAATGCTGTTTACAGTGGAGGTCTTAGCATTTACTCCACTCAGAATCAGTCTCTTCAGCAGATTTGTGACGAAGAAGCCAACGATGATTCCAATTATCCATCGAATATCGAATATGGTCTCGACTATGCACTGACTGTCACACGGGCAGATGGAAGTACTGAGAATTACTCTTCCGGCCACATCAAAAAATATGTAAAAGAAACTTATAACAAAGATCAAGGACTTTTATATAAAAGTGAAGATGCCGCCCGTGCCATGGTAGAAGAATGGAAATCTACTATCGCTCAGGAAGGTGATACTTACAATGAAGTTATAAACATCTCACCACAGCCACAAGCTTCCATTACTTTGATGGATCAGTATACCGGTCAGATCAAAGCCATGGTCGGTGGTCGCGGTGCCAAATCAACCAGTCTAGGACTGAATCGTGCATACAAAGGTTCCAAGAGACAACCTGGATCTACTTTTAAAATCCTGGCTGCTTATGCACCGGCTCTGGATCTGGACGAGATGACACTTGCTTCTGTCATTGATGATAAAAATTATGATGTCGGCGGTGGAAAAACTATTAAAGGAAGCAAAGGTGACGTATCCATGCGTACCGCTATCGCACTTTCTCTCAACTCCTGTGCTGTGCAGACCAGTGATCTTGTTACTCAAGATGTAGGTATGGAATATTGTGAGAAACTTGGCATCAGCACACTGGTAACTAACAAAGTAGTAAATGGAAAAACTTATTCTGATAACACAAAAACCCTTGCCCTTGGTGGTCTGACAGATGGTGTTTATAATTACGAACTCTGTAGTGCCTATGCTGCAATTGCCAACAACGGCGTTTACAATAAACCAACTCTTTACACGAAAGTTTTAGATCATGATGGCAATGTTCTTCTTGACGGAACTGGCGAAAGTCACCAGGCAATCAAAGACAGTACAGCCGGACTTCTTACGAGTGCTCTTCAGACCGTAGTAGAGGAAGGTACCGGTAAAGCCTGCCAGTTAGATAATATGCCGGTTGCCGGTAAAACAGGTACAACAACATCCAACAAGGACTTATGGTTTGTCGGATATACACCATATTACACATGTGCTGTATGGGGCGGTTATGATGATAACAAAGAATGTAATTCCGATACAAAATTCCGTTTCCGCATCTGGAAAGGAATCATGAGCAGAGTACATGAGAATCTTGAAACAAAAGATTTTGTAATGCCAAGTTCTGTAGAGCAAAAATCCGTCTGCACAATTAGCGGATATCTGGCAAATTCCAGTTGTCCAAGTGTAACAGAATACTTTGCAACAGACAGCCTTCCAGATCAGAGTTGTCCGGGACATAAAAACCATTCTGAAGACTATGATTCTGAAGAAAATGACAGTAAGTCCCATGACACAAATAGCGATAATACTGGTAACAATACCGGTACTAATACCGGAGATAATACTGGCGGCACCACTGGCGGCAATACCGGCGGCAATACCGGCGGCGGTGATGCTGGTGGGGGTAACACTGGTGGTGGTGATACCGGCGGCAATACCGGTGGTGGTGATACCGGTGGCAATACCGGTGGCGGTGATGCTGGTGGTAACACACAATAA
- a CDS encoding ROK family glucokinase: protein MKYCFGADVGGTTIKLGLFTVDGEILDKWEIITRTENEGESILQDIATALKEKIQEKAIPAEEVIGIGMGIPAPVNSEGIVRKTANLGWGYKEVKKELENLTGWQVVVGNDANVAALGEMWKGAGHGEKNMVMVTLGTGVGGGVIMGGRPLIGANGAGGEIGHICVNYFEEKCCGCGKKGCLEQYASATGIARIAREHLAADTKDSILQTYDLDKIDAKIVFDALKEGDQLAVDVVEEFGEYLAKGLADVAVVVDPSLFVIGGGVSKAGEILLTYIEKYYRKRAFFANKDTQFAIASLGNDAGICGAAKLILDSQV from the coding sequence ATGAAATACTGTTTTGGAGCAGATGTTGGGGGAACCACTATAAAACTGGGATTGTTTACAGTGGATGGAGAAATTCTTGATAAATGGGAGATTATTACAAGAACTGAAAATGAAGGTGAATCCATTCTTCAAGATATAGCAACGGCTTTAAAGGAAAAGATTCAGGAAAAAGCAATTCCGGCAGAAGAAGTGATAGGAATTGGAATGGGAATTCCGGCACCGGTAAATTCGGAAGGTATTGTGAGAAAGACAGCGAATCTTGGATGGGGATATAAAGAGGTTAAGAAAGAATTAGAGAATCTGACAGGTTGGCAGGTTGTTGTTGGCAATGATGCCAATGTAGCGGCACTCGGTGAGATGTGGAAAGGTGCTGGACATGGTGAGAAGAATATGGTCATGGTCACACTTGGAACTGGAGTTGGCGGAGGAGTGATCATGGGAGGAAGGCCTTTGATCGGTGCCAATGGAGCTGGCGGAGAAATCGGACATATCTGTGTAAATTACTTTGAAGAAAAGTGTTGTGGCTGTGGAAAGAAAGGCTGTCTTGAACAGTATGCGTCTGCAACAGGAATTGCAAGAATTGCCAGAGAACATCTCGCAGCTGATACGAAAGATTCAATATTGCAAACTTATGATTTAGATAAGATAGATGCAAAAATCGTATTTGATGCCTTAAAAGAAGGTGACCAGCTTGCAGTAGATGTTGTAGAAGAATTCGGAGAATACCTGGCGAAAGGATTAGCAGACGTAGCAGTCGTAGTAGATCCAAGCCTTTTTGTAATTGGAGGAGGAGTGTCAAAAGCAGGAGAAATTCTCCTTACATATATAGAAAAATATTATCGCAAGCGAGCCTTTTTTGCAAATAAAGATACTCAGTTTGCTATTGCAAGCCTTGGAAATGATGCAGGAATCTGTGGAGCTGCAAAATTGATCCTGGATAGTCAAGTGTAG
- the hprK gene encoding HPr(Ser) kinase/phosphatase — protein sequence MRKNVVQMKQIVEKMNLKNLTPDVELSDKAVEVPDINRPALQLTGFFERFDSERVQVIGYVEYSYLTTLEEKKKEEIYDTLLSYKIPCLVFCRALKPDDMLLQKATEANIPVFSTDSHTSAFMAEIIRWLNVQLAPCISIHGVLVDVYGVGVLIMGESGIGKSEAALELIKRGHRLVSDDVVEIRKVSDETLVGTAPDITRHFIELRGIGIVDVKTLFGVQSVRETKNIDLVITLEEWNKEREYDRLGLEDQYTEFLGNKVVCHNLPIRPGRNLAIIVETAAINHRQKSMGYNAAQELYQRVQRNLTKKD from the coding sequence ATGCGAAAAAATGTAGTTCAAATGAAGCAGATTGTCGAGAAGATGAATCTGAAAAATCTGACACCGGATGTAGAGTTGTCGGATAAGGCTGTGGAGGTTCCGGATATTAACCGTCCTGCATTACAATTGACAGGATTTTTTGAAAGATTTGATTCGGAACGGGTGCAGGTCATCGGTTATGTAGAATATAGCTACCTGACAACATTGGAAGAAAAGAAAAAAGAGGAAATTTATGACACGCTTCTTTCTTACAAGATTCCATGCCTGGTATTTTGCCGTGCTTTAAAACCAGATGATATGCTCTTGCAAAAGGCAACAGAAGCGAATATTCCGGTATTTTCAACAGATTCACATACATCTGCATTTATGGCAGAAATCATTCGGTGGTTAAATGTTCAGTTAGCACCATGTATTTCCATCCATGGAGTACTGGTAGATGTCTACGGTGTCGGTGTGCTGATTATGGGAGAGAGTGGTATTGGAAAAAGTGAGGCGGCTCTGGAACTGATTAAGAGAGGGCACCGGCTTGTCAGTGACGATGTTGTGGAGATCCGCAAGGTCAGTGATGAGACACTGGTAGGAACAGCACCGGATATTACAAGGCATTTTATTGAGCTCAGAGGTATTGGAATTGTGGACGTTAAGACTTTATTCGGTGTTCAAAGCGTCAGAGAGACAAAGAATATTGACCTTGTTATTACACTGGAGGAGTGGAATAAAGAGCGTGAGTATGATCGCCTGGGACTGGAAGATCAGTATACAGAATTTCTTGGGAATAAGGTAGTCTGCCACAATCTTCCAATCCGTCCAGGACGTAATCTGGCTATTATTGTAGAGACGGCTGCTATTAATCACAGACAGAAGTCTATGGGTTATAATGCTGCACAGGAGCTATATCAGAGAGTACAGCGTAATCTTACAAAAAAAGATTAA
- the uvrC gene encoding excinuclease ABC subunit UvrC has protein sequence MFDIQEELKKLPGKPGVYLMHDETDKIIYVGKAISLKNRVRQYFQSSRNKGAKIEQMVTHISRFEYIVTDSELEALVLECNLIKEHRPKYNTMLMDDKAYPFIKVTVQEPFPRVMLARRVQKDKAKYFGPYTSAGAVKATIELIRKLYFIRSCNRRLPKDIGKERPCLNYHIHQCKAPCQGYISKEEYRKSVEEVLHFLNGNYDPILEKLKAQMEEASESLEFERAIEYRELINSVQKIAQKQKITDTAGDDRDIVAVSKDLEDAVVQVFFIRNGRLIGRDHFYLKLVDKETKAEILSSFIKQFYAGTPYIPGQIMLPEEIPDHEIIEEWLTRKKEHKVHLVIPKKGTKEKLVELAEKNARMVLTKDKERIKREEGRTIGAVKELQNLLGLTGLHRMEAYDISNTNGFESVGSMVVYEKGKPKRNDYRKFKIKGVKGANDYASMNEVLTRRFGHGLREKEEGRELGSFTVFPDLILMDGGKGQVNIALEVLDKLNLDIPVCGMVKDDHHRTRGLYYHNEEIPIDRNSEAFRLITRIQDEAHRFAITFHRQLRSQGQVHSILDDIPGVGPARRKDLMKHFANIEAIKNATVEELKSLPSMNEKSAKDVYDFFH, from the coding sequence ATGTTTGATATTCAGGAAGAATTAAAAAAGCTGCCGGGCAAGCCGGGAGTTTATCTGATGCATGATGAGACAGATAAAATCATCTATGTGGGAAAAGCAATCAGTCTGAAAAACCGTGTACGACAGTATTTTCAGAGCAGTCGTAACAAAGGGGCTAAGATAGAACAGATGGTGACTCACATTTCCAGGTTCGAGTATATCGTAACAGATTCGGAACTGGAAGCGCTGGTGCTGGAGTGTAATCTCATCAAAGAGCACAGACCCAAATATAACACAATGTTGATGGACGACAAGGCTTATCCATTTATAAAAGTTACTGTGCAGGAGCCATTTCCAAGAGTGATGTTGGCAAGAAGAGTGCAGAAAGATAAGGCAAAGTATTTTGGCCCCTATACGAGTGCCGGGGCAGTGAAAGCCACAATAGAACTGATTCGAAAGTTATATTTTATCCGAAGCTGTAACCGGAGACTGCCAAAGGATATTGGAAAAGAGCGGCCATGTCTGAACTATCATATTCATCAGTGCAAAGCTCCGTGTCAGGGATACATTTCGAAGGAGGAATACCGCAAGTCTGTAGAGGAAGTCTTACATTTTCTGAATGGCAATTATGATCCAATTCTGGAAAAGTTGAAGGCACAGATGGAAGAAGCGTCAGAGTCATTGGAGTTTGAGCGGGCAATTGAATATCGGGAGTTGATAAACAGTGTACAGAAAATTGCACAGAAGCAGAAAATTACAGACACTGCGGGAGATGACAGGGATATTGTGGCAGTATCAAAAGATTTGGAAGATGCGGTTGTGCAAGTGTTTTTTATTCGAAATGGAAGATTGATCGGGCGGGATCATTTTTATCTGAAGCTAGTGGATAAGGAGACAAAGGCAGAGATACTTTCCAGTTTTATCAAGCAATTTTATGCAGGGACACCATATATTCCGGGACAGATTATGTTGCCAGAGGAAATACCAGATCATGAGATTATTGAGGAATGGCTGACAAGGAAAAAAGAGCATAAAGTACATCTGGTCATTCCGAAAAAAGGAACAAAGGAAAAACTGGTAGAGCTGGCAGAAAAAAATGCCCGAATGGTTCTGACGAAGGATAAAGAGCGGATTAAGAGAGAAGAGGGAAGAACGATTGGTGCAGTCAAAGAACTTCAAAATCTTTTGGGCTTAACCGGACTGCATCGTATGGAGGCGTATGATATTTCCAATACAAATGGATTTGAATCAGTTGGCTCTATGGTTGTCTATGAAAAAGGAAAACCGAAGAGAAATGACTACCGTAAATTCAAGATTAAAGGGGTAAAAGGGGCGAACGATTATGCCAGTATGAATGAAGTGCTTACAAGGCGGTTCGGGCACGGCTTAAGAGAAAAGGAAGAAGGTCGAGAACTTGGTAGTTTTACGGTATTTCCAGATCTGATTCTGATGGACGGTGGTAAAGGGCAGGTAAATATTGCACTGGAAGTGCTGGATAAGTTGAATCTGGATATTCCAGTCTGCGGTATGGTAAAGGATGATCACCACAGAACCAGAGGGCTTTATTATCACAATGAAGAGATTCCTATTGACCGGAATTCGGAAGCATTCAGACTGATCACGCGCATTCAGGATGAAGCTCACCGGTTTGCAATTACATTTCACAGGCAGCTTCGCAGTCAAGGACAAGTTCATTCGATTTTGGATGATATTCCAGGTGTTGGACCAGCAAGAAGAAAAGATTTAATGAAGCATTTTGCCAACATTGAGGCAATCAAGAATGCCACTGTAGAGGAACTAAAGAGTCTTCCTTCTATGAATGAAAAATCCGCTAAGGATGTGTATGATTTTTTTCACTGA